The Pyrodictium delaneyi genome contains a region encoding:
- a CDS encoding 50S ribosomal protein L35ae yields the protein MSGEAAKVYTGLIIGYRLGSNTQYEKQVLIRVDGINDSNTAAQLIGWRVLYRDNKGNEYRGKIVRVHGNKGVVVAVFKPNLPGQARGGNVYIYPRGVQLVFETQ from the coding sequence TTGAGCGGAGAGGCTGCAAAGGTCTATACCGGGTTAATTATAGGCTACAGGCTTGGATCAAACACACAGTATGAGAAGCAGGTACTGATAAGGGTTGATGGAATAAACGACTCTAACACCGCTGCACAGCTGATAGGCTGGCGTGTACTCTATCGCGACAATAAGGGTAACGAGTACCGCGGCAAGATAGTAAGAGTGCATGGAAACAAGGGCGTCGTAGTAGCAGTGTTCAAGCCCAATCTACCCGGCCAGGCTAGGGGAGGCAACGTCTACATATACCCTCGCGGCGTCCAGCTGGTTTTTGAGACACAGTAG
- a CDS encoding NUDIX hydrolase, with translation MLFRVTARCIIMRDGFILVQLSKKGDFYRLPGGRVRPEETVLQGLQRELREELGIFDIGEAKLAFIVESFYRRRSGIVHEIGFYFLCNLGNTEIKPREEHLRFRWVKPDELDADNFRPSALAQYLRKLNINGDIHPQYIINVDVGRS, from the coding sequence ATGCTATTCAGGGTGACGGCGCGCTGCATAATAATGCGTGATGGGTTTATCCTCGTCCAGCTAAGCAAGAAGGGCGACTTCTACCGGCTGCCGGGCGGTCGTGTGAGGCCTGAGGAGACTGTACTCCAGGGGCTTCAGAGAGAACTAAGAGAAGAACTAGGAATATTTGATATAGGTGAAGCAAAGCTAGCATTCATAGTAGAATCGTTCTACAGACGTCGCAGTGGAATAGTGCACGAGATAGGTTTCTACTTCCTCTGCAATCTCGGAAACACTGAGATAAAGCCTAGAGAGGAGCATCTCAGATTTAGATGGGTAAAACCAGATGAACTTGATGCAGATAATTTCAGGCCATCGGCGCTTGCACAGTACCTCCGCAAACTAAACATTAATGGAGATATTCATCCGCAGTACATCATCAATGTAGATGTTGGAAGGTCGTAG
- the mvk gene encoding mevalonate kinase, protein MRCYAKAPAKVILFGEHWVVHGGRAIASAIGIYSRVIAESLHEGIVVESRNLGVVEDISKRCRIFCNLKKAFEYIAGGDRVLWPASIVIDSEVPVGAGLGSSAAVAVSASAAYACVGGLSVSPDFISRAAYESEKVVHGTPSGVDNTVAAFGGFILYRRGDGFKPIHAGRLDDVVILVIDTGVSRSTASAVEFFAGRLRRLGSIGKEMLELAENIIDEALKAISSGDAVRLGELMDVAHGLLNAMGVSHVSLEKAVHVARANGALGAKLTGAGMGGSAIALVESSRADNVASSLRELGFRVYNGALGAAGLSVASDV, encoded by the coding sequence TTGAGGTGTTATGCAAAGGCACCAGCTAAAGTCATACTCTTCGGGGAACATTGGGTAGTACATGGGGGCAGGGCTATAGCTTCCGCTATAGGTATATATTCGCGCGTTATAGCTGAATCTCTTCATGAAGGTATAGTTGTTGAATCCAGGAATCTTGGTGTCGTTGAGGATATCTCTAAAAGGTGTAGGATATTCTGTAACTTAAAAAAGGCGTTTGAATATATAGCGGGTGGTGATAGAGTTCTATGGCCAGCTAGTATAGTTATAGATTCCGAGGTACCGGTGGGCGCCGGGCTAGGCAGTAGTGCAGCTGTAGCAGTCTCTGCTTCAGCCGCCTATGCTTGTGTTGGAGGGCTTAGCGTCTCTCCAGATTTTATTTCAAGAGCCGCTTATGAGAGCGAAAAGGTGGTGCATGGTACGCCTAGCGGTGTCGACAATACTGTGGCGGCTTTTGGGGGATTCATACTATATCGACGCGGCGATGGATTTAAGCCTATACACGCGGGGAGACTTGATGATGTTGTCATCCTTGTTATAGATACCGGAGTATCCAGGTCTACAGCTTCTGCTGTAGAGTTCTTTGCTGGGCGTCTAAGACGGCTGGGTAGTATAGGCAAGGAGATGCTAGAGCTGGCTGAGAATATAATTGATGAAGCGCTCAAGGCAATATCAAGTGGGGATGCTGTAAGGCTTGGAGAGCTAATGGATGTAGCTCACGGGCTTCTTAATGCTATGGGTGTGTCGCATGTATCTCTAGAGAAGGCTGTTCATGTTGCAAGAGCTAACGGTGCTCTAGGGGCAAAGCTCACTGGGGCTGGAATGGGTGGCTCAGCGATAGCACTCGTAGAGTCTAGTAGAGCTGACAATGTTGCTAGCAGTCTCCGGGAGCTTGGGTTCCGGGTATATAATGGTGCTCTAGGCGCTGCTGGGCTCTCGGTAGCAAGTGATGTCTAA
- a CDS encoding chromatin protein Cren7 yields MACEKAVKVRDPTTGKEVELVPIKVWQLAPRGRKGVKIGLFKSPETGKYFRAKVPDDYPICS; encoded by the coding sequence ATGGCGTGTGAGAAGGCTGTGAAGGTTCGTGACCCGACTACTGGTAAGGAGGTTGAGCTAGTACCCATCAAGGTGTGGCAGCTAGCCCCCAGGGGCAGGAAGGGCGTAAAGATAGGCCTATTCAAGAGCCCAGAAACCGGCAAGTACTTCCGCGCCAAGGTACCAGACGACTACCCAATATGCAGCTAA